Within Ptiloglossa arizonensis isolate GNS036 chromosome 8, iyPtiAriz1_principal, whole genome shotgun sequence, the genomic segment TTCTCCACGTGGTCCAGGAGTCGATAACAATACGTTGTGCGGTTTGATGTCTCTGTGGACTAGGTCACGAAAAGTTAGAATGGTTAAAAAGTTACGATCACGTTGACCAATGAAAATCTCACCAATATCCAGAAAATGTAGATGAGCTAATCCCGATGTGGCTTGTCGCAGAATACTTTTCACAGATATTTTTTGCCTATCGTATCGTCCGGCAACATAATCCTGCAAGGTTGCTTCAGCCAGTTCCAGCGCAATGTACCTAAACATTCGATCCTGCTCTGTGCAAAAGTATCGCACAACATTTGCATGCGCATCTGATTCTCTGAGTAATGCCACTTCTCGATCGGCAAAAGTAAAACAATCCGGCAACAAACGTTTTACCGCTACGGAACGGCCATCGAATTTACCTCTGAAAACATACATATAAAGTTTTATAACTGTtgatgtatatacatatgtggaATCATATCTATACCATCCCTTACCTGTATACAAAAGTTCCTTCGCATCCTTTGCCTAAAACTTGTCCTGTAtcaaaactaatttttccaatttttaccaTCCCTTCACCCATATCATGCGATAATGTGAGCACGTTTGATCGCATTCCATAGTAATCATCGGTATGACTATTTTCTCGCGAACCCTGCTAAAAACTGATCGCTCATGAAATCGGTCAGAATTTGATAAGAACAatcaaagaaattaaaaattagaattagaaGACTATCGCAACGTTCGTTCTTCAAATTTCCAGGAAGGGTAAAAAATGTATAGAATACACATGAATCTAAGAAAAAGTAAATACCTGCGAAAGCTGTTGAAACTCTTTGAACTGTGCGTTCAAGTACCAAAACATCGCTAGGATACATCCTACCAATGCGATCAATGCTAATTTTAGTCCTTTATTTTCTTGCTGATTAAACCAAGTTTTGCTCGCGATATAAGTATTTCGTATGAATTCGCGCCAATACATACTACTGTTTGTACTATCGCTAGATTCGCTATCAGTTTGCGTCAAGTCGAGTGGTAACGACTCTTTCGTCGAATTCAAGTATCGTAAGGGTGGTAACGTTTCGATCACAGGATCAGACCGACCGGTAATCTGAAGGGGTTGTTGGTCTTGTAGTTTATACTCAGCCGGTACTTTGTAATGACCTAACCCGGTAATAAGATCGGCAAGATTCGATTAATAACTGATCTTTATATGTTATTGTTCTAGTTGTCTACTCGTTATAGTTACCTAACGTGATAACCGTTTGGTATCCCGTTTGGGTAACGGTGTTGTCGGTGTTATCGACATACGCACGATCACTGAAGGAAAGGGGAACCCTATTATCATTTTTACTCAATTGTGGAACCGCTAGTGGGCCTTCGAGCAGCAGTTGTCCAATATTATTACTTGATATCGTAGCCGTTGTTGAATCAACGAGGGATGGTAGAGCGTAAAGTCCGTACCTATGTTGACCGATATATAACGTTGGACTGCAAAAAAATGCGGCAAAAGcggaaaaatcattttattatacaaaatagAGCGCGCACATTGGTTTCGGTcgaacaaattaaaaaaaaaactcttacAATAATTGAATGTCGCTTGGCTTTTTTGCAAAACGTTTTAATAGGAGATCCAATGTTTCATCCGCAACGCTAGTAAAGGGAACCGTTAGCAAGCCTTCCTCTCTCACGATATACACCGCAATTACTGGACTCTGTACATCAAGCTCCCACAAAACAATTCCCAGTCTTTTATCTATGGTAACGATGCGTCCAGTTGAACTCGTTGTAAAATGAACTAAATCTATGAGAAAACAACACGGTTAAAATTCTTAATCCGTGTAGTAGCAAGTGTAACGATAAGATAGGTAACGAACCATAATTTTCTATTCCTTCGGGTTCCATTTTTGCAGCAGAATAATCATAAAATGTAACATTCCATTTTCTGTTTTTTTGTTTGCTATCTATCATAATGATATTATATTCAGTACGACCGACGAAAATAGTGTTTTGCAACTCCACAGGACACGTATTTTTAGCTTTGTCGAACCCTAAAAGTTGTTCCCTTCGACCGGTATGAGGATCAACACTAAACCAAGTGTCAATTTTTCTACCGGTGTACAATATACCATCACTGCTACGACAAGGACTGTTTGCCACAAGCTGGGGAATAGTAAATGGTAATTTCTTCAGAGCTTCAGTttctgttccaaacgcgtaCAATGAACCATCTTTTGGATCTGGTAAAAA encodes:
- the Ire1 gene encoding serine/threonine-protein kinase/endoribonuclease Ire1 isoform X1, which gives rise to MLLKSFAPVLLITGMLFCFIDPIEQLERSEHLDSFEQERQNTELIPEQDDPLLMFSTLDGFLVGIEQRSGNVLWRQSDEPIIKVPVDLSQASTPMFLPDPKDGSLYAFGTETEALKKLPFTIPQLVANSPCRSSDGILYTGRKIDTWFSVDPHTGRREQLLGFDKAKNTCPVELQNTIFVGRTEYNIIMIDSKQKNRKWNVTFYDYSAAKMEPEGIENYDLVHFTTSSTGRIVTIDKRLGIVLWELDVQSPVIAVYIVREEGLLTVPFTSVADETLDLLLKRFAKKPSDIQLFPTLYIGQHRYGLYALPSLVDSTTATISSNNIGQLLLEGPLAVPQLSKNDNRVPLSFSDRAYVDNTDNTVTQTGYQTVITLGHYKVPAEYKLQDQQPLQITGRSDPVIETLPPLRYLNSTKESLPLDLTQTDSESSDSTNSSMYWREFIRNTYIASKTWFNQQENKGLKLALIALVGCILAMFWYLNAQFKEFQQLSQQGSRENSHTDDYYGMRSNVLTLSHDMGEGMVKIGKISFDTGQVLGKGCEGTFVYRGKFDGRSVAVKRLLPDCFTFADREVALLRESDAHANVVRYFCTEQDRMFRYIALELAEATLQDYVAGRYDRQKISVKSILRQATSGLAHLHFLDIVHRDIKPHNVLLSTPGPRGEVRAMISDFGLCKKLQLGRVSFSRRSGVTGTDGWIAPEMLNGNRTTCAVDIFSLGCVFYYVLSDGKHPFGDPLRRQANILCGESDLAGLHEVISQSNKELALLLIKAMIASDPSERPPVMAVHDHPIFWESARILGFFQDVSDRVEKEQIDSPALIALETDNNRVVRGDWRLLIDVEVATDLRKYRSYRGDSVRDLLRALRNKKHHYRELSPEAQENLGDIPDKFTDYWLSRFPCLLSHVWSAMQAFRDEQTLRDYYHIDYKFANYICATESTKIINTHPMTYTLPSTSWRVRDSVDWSPNKSRYRGQRRKHEKKKIEVPLAWTLSSS
- the Ire1 gene encoding serine/threonine-protein kinase/endoribonuclease Ire1 isoform X2, producing MLLKSFAPVLLITGMLFCFIDPIEQLERSEHLDSFEQERQNTELIPEQDDPLLMFSTLDGFLVGIEQRSGNVLWRQSDEPIIKVPVDLSQASTPMFLPDPKDGSLYAFGTETEALKKLPFTIPQLVANSPCRSSDGILYTGRKIDTWFSVDPHTGRREQLLGFDKAKNTCPVELQNTIFVGRTEYNIIMIDSKQKNRKWNVTFYDYSAAKMEPEGIENYDLVHFTTSSTGRIVTIDKRLGIVLWELDVQSPVIAVYIVREEGLLTVPFTSVADETLDLLLKRFAKKPSDIQLFPTLYIGQHRYGLYALPSLVDSTTATISSNNIGQLLLEGPLAVPQLSKNDNRVPLSFSDRAYVDNTDNTVTQTGYQTVITLGHYKVPAEYKLQDQQPLQITGRSDPVIETLPPLRYLNSTKESLPLDLTQTDSESSDSTNSSMYWREFIRNTYIASKTWFNQQENKGLKLALIALVGCILAMFWYLNAQFKEFQQLSQGSRENSHTDDYYGMRSNVLTLSHDMGEGMVKIGKISFDTGQVLGKGCEGTFVYRGKFDGRSVAVKRLLPDCFTFADREVALLRESDAHANVVRYFCTEQDRMFRYIALELAEATLQDYVAGRYDRQKISVKSILRQATSGLAHLHFLDIVHRDIKPHNVLLSTPGPRGEVRAMISDFGLCKKLQLGRVSFSRRSGVTGTDGWIAPEMLNGNRTTCAVDIFSLGCVFYYVLSDGKHPFGDPLRRQANILCGESDLAGLHEVISQSNKELALLLIKAMIASDPSERPPVMAVHDHPIFWESARILGFFQDVSDRVEKEQIDSPALIALETDNNRVVRGDWRLLIDVEVATDLRKYRSYRGDSVRDLLRALRNKKHHYRELSPEAQENLGDIPDKFTDYWLSRFPCLLSHVWSAMQAFRDEQTLRDYYHIDYKFANYICATESTKIINTHPMTYTLPSTSWRVRDSVDWSPNKSRYRGQRRKHEKKKIEVPLAWTLSSS
- the Ire1 gene encoding serine/threonine-protein kinase/endoribonuclease Ire1 isoform X3; translation: MFLPDPKDGSLYAFGTETEALKKLPFTIPQLVANSPCRSSDGILYTGRKIDTWFSVDPHTGRREQLLGFDKAKNTCPVELQNTIFVGRTEYNIIMIDSKQKNRKWNVTFYDYSAAKMEPEGIENYDLVHFTTSSTGRIVTIDKRLGIVLWELDVQSPVIAVYIVREEGLLTVPFTSVADETLDLLLKRFAKKPSDIQLFPTLYIGQHRYGLYALPSLVDSTTATISSNNIGQLLLEGPLAVPQLSKNDNRVPLSFSDRAYVDNTDNTVTQTGYQTVITLGHYKVPAEYKLQDQQPLQITGRSDPVIETLPPLRYLNSTKESLPLDLTQTDSESSDSTNSSMYWREFIRNTYIASKTWFNQQENKGLKLALIALVGCILAMFWYLNAQFKEFQQLSQQGSRENSHTDDYYGMRSNVLTLSHDMGEGMVKIGKISFDTGQVLGKGCEGTFVYRGKFDGRSVAVKRLLPDCFTFADREVALLRESDAHANVVRYFCTEQDRMFRYIALELAEATLQDYVAGRYDRQKISVKSILRQATSGLAHLHFLDIVHRDIKPHNVLLSTPGPRGEVRAMISDFGLCKKLQLGRVSFSRRSGVTGTDGWIAPEMLNGNRTTCAVDIFSLGCVFYYVLSDGKHPFGDPLRRQANILCGESDLAGLHEVISQSNKELALLLIKAMIASDPSERPPVMAVHDHPIFWESARILGFFQDVSDRVEKEQIDSPALIALETDNNRVVRGDWRLLIDVEVATDLRKYRSYRGDSVRDLLRALRNKKHHYRELSPEAQENLGDIPDKFTDYWLSRFPCLLSHVWSAMQAFRDEQTLRDYYHIDYKFANYICATESTKIINTHPMTYTLPSTSWRVRDSVDWSPNKSRYRGQRRKHEKKKIEVPLAWTLSSS